The proteins below are encoded in one region of Ferruginibacter lapsinanis:
- a CDS encoding right-handed parallel beta-helix repeat-containing protein translates to MNNILVKFSIITLFFITNAVNVLAQRGYYDAPYKRYEANAGVLSSGAFATAKSYAQADLQSEASDQICVNMSAANAAVEWTVIEAADGLVIRYSIPNGETDVIGVYVDNVRITGITLTTKWSWESLWNNGNPNNGGVSNKNPKMRFDEVRYKLPDKIAVNGKLKLVRESGNVSIDFAELEPVPAAITAPVGAAVYSGTGSDLQSFINSNGGKTIFVPTGIYNINNLIQFTTANTKLQGAGMWYTQLNFTNGTSNNGGLWGYASNISYDGLYLTTNNASRSNSYKGINGVYTSGSTITNIWAEHFECGAWIANYSGTGPSVADGFTVSNCRFRNNYADGLNLCKGTLNSIVEHSNFRNNGDDDMAIWSANGQECINNTFRYNTSENCWRASGVAIYGGKNNQAYNIIVKDNLEAGLRANNTFPGVTFNATGQHVFHDITLIACGTFNDLYNNPVGAIDLLCTSVSGTQVRNVKFYNIDIIDSKNDGIYFNKTAGDGFYNLIFENITITNTGKEYPYNNNNNSGAKRGMFVRFNGSPNGNGTYCGMNYSGRGGNAVVDEDVSGKGAFAWTASSTCPPLIKSFTPTNAITGSIITIKGSSLTGTTAVSFGGTAAASFTVVSDTMITAVVGNGTFGAVSVTTANGTITKTGFNYMLCPGGVNSSLVSNITGSSYQWQVNTGGGFTNVTDGINYSGASSSTLLLNNIPSSWYGYQYRCYVSNSTYSNTFTLKFTDTWTGAGGTTAWENPANWSCGVVPDANTDVIINSGTVILNSTTSCRSLSVSNSANFTINSGYTLTLF, encoded by the coding sequence ATGAACAACATTTTAGTAAAGTTTTCAATCATTACCCTCTTCTTTATAACCAATGCTGTAAATGTGCTTGCGCAACGTGGCTATTATGATGCACCGTATAAAAGATATGAAGCCAATGCAGGCGTTTTATCAAGTGGTGCATTTGCCACTGCTAAATCATACGCACAGGCAGATCTTCAATCGGAAGCATCTGACCAGATATGTGTAAATATGAGCGCCGCCAATGCAGCTGTTGAATGGACGGTGATTGAAGCAGCAGACGGATTGGTAATAAGGTATTCTATTCCTAACGGAGAAACAGATGTTATTGGCGTATATGTAGATAATGTTCGCATAACAGGGATCACCTTAACTACCAAATGGTCGTGGGAATCACTTTGGAATAACGGCAATCCGAATAATGGCGGGGTCTCAAATAAAAACCCTAAAATGAGGTTTGATGAAGTACGGTATAAACTGCCTGATAAAATAGCGGTGAATGGTAAATTGAAACTGGTAAGAGAAAGCGGCAATGTATCTATTGATTTTGCTGAACTGGAACCTGTACCGGCTGCAATAACAGCACCTGTAGGCGCTGCAGTTTATTCAGGTACCGGAAGTGATCTGCAAAGCTTTATCAATAGCAATGGTGGCAAAACGATCTTTGTACCGACGGGTATTTATAATATCAATAATTTAATTCAGTTCACTACTGCCAACACCAAATTGCAAGGTGCCGGCATGTGGTATACCCAACTCAATTTTACCAACGGAACATCTAATAATGGAGGACTTTGGGGATATGCCAGCAACATCAGTTATGATGGCCTTTACCTAACCACCAATAATGCATCAAGAAGTAATTCTTATAAAGGAATAAACGGCGTGTACACTTCGGGCTCTACTATCACAAATATATGGGCCGAGCATTTTGAATGTGGCGCATGGATCGCTAATTACTCCGGTACAGGGCCATCAGTTGCAGATGGATTTACTGTTTCTAATTGCCGCTTCCGTAATAATTATGCTGATGGCCTTAACCTTTGTAAGGGTACATTAAATTCAATTGTTGAACATAGTAATTTCAGGAATAACGGTGATGATGACATGGCGATCTGGAGTGCTAACGGGCAGGAATGTATCAATAATACTTTTCGTTACAACACCTCAGAAAATTGCTGGCGTGCCTCTGGGGTAGCTATCTACGGAGGTAAAAATAACCAGGCGTATAACATCATCGTAAAAGACAATCTGGAAGCCGGCCTCAGGGCAAACAATACTTTTCCCGGCGTTACCTTTAATGCTACAGGTCAGCATGTGTTTCATGATATTACATTAATTGCCTGCGGCACTTTTAACGATCTGTATAATAATCCTGTTGGAGCTATCGATCTTTTGTGCACCAGTGTTAGCGGCACACAAGTGAGGAACGTTAAGTTTTATAATATCGATATCATCGATTCTAAAAATGATGGCATCTATTTTAATAAGACCGCTGGCGATGGTTTTTATAATTTGATCTTTGAGAACATAACGATCACCAATACAGGAAAAGAATATCCTTATAACAATAACAATAATTCTGGTGCTAAAAGAGGAATGTTTGTGCGTTTCAATGGTTCTCCCAATGGCAATGGCACTTATTGCGGCATGAATTATTCGGGCCGAGGTGGTAATGCTGTGGTGGATGAAGACGTTAGCGGCAAAGGTGCTTTTGCATGGACGGCTTCATCAACTTGTCCTCCATTAATTAAATCATTTACACCTACAAATGCCATTACAGGTTCTATCATAACTATTAAAGGATCGAGTTTAACAGGAACAACGGCTGTAAGTTTTGGGGGAACTGCCGCAGCATCATTTACAGTTGTGTCAGATACAATGATAACAGCTGTTGTTGGTAACGGAACATTTGGTGCTGTTTCAGTAACAACAGCTAACGGAACAATAACGAAAACAGGATTTAATTATATGCTTTGTCCTGGTGGTGTCAATTCATCATTGGTCTCCAATATTACCGGCAGCAGTTATCAATGGCAGGTAAACACCGGTGGCGGTTTTACGAACGTAACTGATGGAATAAATTATAGTGGTGCTTCATCTTCTACGCTTCTGTTAAATAACATTCCATCATCCTGGTATGGCTATCAATACAGGTGTTATGTAAGCAACAGTACATACAGCAATACATTCACTTTAAAATTCACAGATACCTGGACTGGTGCCGGCGGCACTACTGCCTGGGAAAATCCGGCCAACTGGAGTTGTGGTGTAGTGCCTGATGCGAACACTGATGTGATCATTAATAGCGGTACTGTTATTTTAAATTCTACTACTTCGTGCAGAAGTCTTTCAGTTTCAAATTCAGCAAATTTTACGATCAATTCTGGATACACACTTACTTTGTTTTGA
- a CDS encoding DMT family transporter: MKKVGGYRIKLIIAGICFAILWASASAATKIALLSAQPFVIAVTRFFIAAVIMLFVSHVLLKKRVPQKQEWRQLVIYGTFNISIYLGLYVIAMMNVSAGLGTLSVGTNPVIISIISAIWLKQQIKRATIISLLLCSAGILVAAWPLLQNSYATPMGLTLLLTSMLAYSAGAVYFSNNKWNGLHILVINGWQTLFGGILLLPFLFAFYDAHKNVYDIRSIGGIVWLAIPVSIGAVQLWLYLLKDNPVKASFWLFLCPVFGFAIASAMLHEPISIHTFIGVALVIGGLYIVQKK, encoded by the coding sequence ATGAAAAAAGTGGGCGGGTACCGGATAAAATTGATCATTGCAGGAATTTGTTTTGCCATACTATGGGCATCGGCATCAGCGGCTACAAAAATTGCCCTGCTATCAGCTCAGCCATTTGTAATAGCGGTTACCCGTTTTTTTATAGCTGCCGTTATCATGCTGTTTGTTTCACATGTTTTATTAAAAAAAAGAGTGCCACAAAAACAGGAGTGGAGGCAATTGGTTATTTATGGCACTTTCAATATCAGTATCTATTTGGGATTGTATGTAATTGCAATGATGAATGTATCGGCCGGATTGGGTACTTTATCTGTGGGCACCAACCCTGTTATTATCAGTATCATCTCAGCCATCTGGTTAAAACAACAAATAAAACGGGCCACTATTATTAGTTTGCTGTTGTGTTCAGCCGGTATATTAGTAGCAGCATGGCCATTGCTGCAAAACAGTTATGCCACACCGATGGGATTAACTTTATTACTCACCAGTATGCTGGCATATTCTGCAGGAGCTGTTTATTTTTCCAACAACAAATGGAATGGGCTGCACATTCTTGTTATCAATGGATGGCAAACATTGTTCGGCGGTATTTTATTGCTTCCTTTCTTATTTGCTTTTTATGATGCCCATAAAAATGTATACGATATCAGATCCATTGGAGGGATTGTATGGCTGGCCATTCCGGTATCTATTGGTGCTGTACAGTTGTGGTTGTATTTATTAAAAGACAATCCGGTAAAAGCATCTTTCTGGTTATTCTTATGCCCGGTGTTTGGATTTGCCATAGCATCTGCAATGCTGCATGAACCAATTAGCATCCATACATTCATTGGAGTTGCATTAGTGATAGGAGGATTATATATTGTGCAGAAGAAGTAA
- a CDS encoding DUF481 domain-containing protein: MLKKIFFFIIIAGCCQSLKAQILTVDLTDTAAYAKKTVCKGSLSLGLEGDKQKTLLLDGTNVFNFQLQHYKELLILAASYRFTNDGDQNFLNSGFVHLRWRHDYKNTWQPETFVQYQWDGSRGMLDRFLIGENARYTFWHKKNWELSIATGVMYEAETWNYNGVDTVLKPLAPNNQMTSLLKSNNYVKLDGKTSANSDLSFIVFYQAPFKSFFDTYRIATSAKFEVAFAKHFDFAIAFSSLYDSKPVVPITKFYYNFSNGIVYKF, from the coding sequence GTGTTGAAAAAGATATTCTTCTTTATTATTATAGCAGGTTGTTGTCAATCGCTGAAAGCACAAATACTTACTGTAGATCTTACAGACACTGCAGCTTATGCAAAAAAAACTGTTTGCAAGGGGAGTCTTTCGTTGGGGTTGGAAGGTGACAAACAAAAAACGTTGTTGTTAGATGGTACCAATGTTTTTAATTTTCAACTGCAGCATTATAAAGAATTACTGATTCTGGCAGCCAGTTATCGTTTTACTAATGACGGCGACCAGAATTTTCTTAACTCAGGATTTGTCCATTTACGCTGGAGGCATGATTATAAAAACACCTGGCAGCCTGAAACATTTGTGCAATACCAATGGGATGGTTCAAGAGGAATGCTGGACAGGTTTTTAATAGGAGAGAATGCACGCTATACCTTCTGGCATAAAAAGAATTGGGAGCTTAGTATTGCCACTGGTGTTATGTACGAAGCAGAAACCTGGAATTATAATGGCGTGGATACGGTATTAAAACCGCTTGCGCCCAACAATCAAATGACCAGTTTGCTTAAATCAAATAATTATGTGAAACTGGATGGAAAGACATCCGCCAATAGTGATCTTTCTTTTATTGTTTTTTACCAAGCCCCCTTCAAATCTTTTTTTGATACTTATCGTATTGCAACAAGTGCAAAGTTTGAAGTAGCCTTTGCAAAACATTTTGATTTTGCCATTGCATTCAGCAGTTTGTACGATTCAAAACCGGTGGTGCCCATAACAAAATTCTATTATAATTTTTCCAATGGGATCGTGTATAAATTTTGA
- a CDS encoding SBBP repeat-containing protein produces the protein MKKIAPLFYIVLLIITPAYIHAQDGWTTFGPDSSIISEQTGSVQELIADNNGNFYTTIAFKNYNNPTLSKYYVAKYDGTAWAELGIGGNALNANGEITMLACDKKNNIYAAGFFTNANGQYYVAKWNGTTWAQVGGNALNAYANTYQYINSIALDTAGNLYVTGSFVNGSGKYYVAKWGGAVWTEVGTGVNALNPTKYIKKIKCDNSNNLYAVDYKNAINKRCAAKWNGTAWTELGAGVDTFPLKNSCVAIEIDKSGNLYVGEDYGYPNGFGTSSVGGYAYKWNGATWAKVDNFYSEWGVLALATDTSGNVYATTYVDSSITITTVYKWNGLSWKQVGNAGIGINATDEIYTLLYNKGTLYAGGSIKNAKGKKYIAQYTPANYITYIFTGDGAWENAANWNTGKVPDINAEVIIASGKTVTINSNPTIRSIKIDPSATVTVSSGYELTVLH, from the coding sequence ATGAAAAAAATTGCACCTCTTTTTTATATTGTTTTACTGATCATTACTCCTGCATATATTCATGCACAAGATGGCTGGACAACATTTGGCCCTGATTCTTCTATTATAAGTGAACAAACAGGAAGTGTTCAAGAGCTTATTGCTGATAACAATGGTAATTTTTACACAACGATAGCTTTTAAAAATTATAATAATCCTACGCTTTCCAAGTACTATGTAGCAAAATATGATGGCACTGCATGGGCAGAATTAGGAATAGGAGGAAATGCTCTGAATGCAAATGGTGAAATTACAATGCTTGCATGTGACAAGAAAAATAATATATATGCAGCAGGTTTTTTTACCAATGCAAATGGTCAATATTATGTAGCTAAGTGGAATGGTACTACATGGGCACAAGTGGGAGGAAATGCATTGAATGCATATGCAAATACCTATCAGTATATAAATTCCATTGCTCTGGATACTGCAGGAAACTTATATGTCACTGGATCATTTGTTAACGGTAGTGGTAAATATTATGTTGCTAAATGGGGTGGTGCTGTATGGACTGAAGTAGGAACAGGAGTAAATGCACTTAATCCTACCAAGTATATTAAAAAAATAAAATGCGACAATTCAAACAATCTTTATGCAGTAGATTATAAGAATGCTATAAATAAAAGATGTGCAGCTAAATGGAATGGTACTGCATGGACAGAATTAGGTGCTGGTGTAGATACATTTCCTTTAAAAAACAGTTGTGTAGCAATTGAAATTGATAAATCAGGAAACTTATATGTAGGGGAAGATTATGGTTATCCAAATGGTTTCGGCACATCTTCTGTAGGAGGATATGCCTATAAGTGGAATGGGGCCACATGGGCAAAAGTTGATAATTTTTATTCGGAGTGGGGCGTATTGGCTTTGGCTACAGATACTTCAGGCAATGTATATGCAACTACATACGTTGACTCTAGCATTACAATCACTACTGTTTATAAATGGAATGGACTTTCGTGGAAACAAGTTGGTAATGCTGGCATCGGCATCAATGCTACCGATGAGATATACACGCTTCTATATAATAAGGGAACTTTATATGCAGGAGGTTCTATTAAGAATGCTAAAGGCAAAAAATATATTGCTCAATATACACCCGCAAACTACATCACTTATATTTTTACCGGGGATGGAGCCTGGGAAAATGCTGCTAACTGGAATACAGGAAAAGTTCCGGATATAAATGCAGAGGTAATTATTGCAAGTGGTAAAACAGTTACAATAAATTCAAACCCTACAATAAGAAGTATAAAAATTGATCCTTCTGCAACAGTTACCGTTAGTTCAGGATATGAGCTTACAGTTTTGCATTAA
- a CDS encoding SRPBCC family protein, with the protein MQDFTTTIQVSNSTEEVYKAINNVRAWWQGEIIGQTDTLNNEFTYQMKDVHFSKQKIVELIPNKKVVWKVTESSLKFPIPTEWTGSTIEFLIENVDGNTQVKFTHKGLVPAFECYNNCSWAWGQLIQTSLKSLIETGQGVNVFN; encoded by the coding sequence ATGCAAGATTTTACAACAACAATTCAAGTAAGCAATTCAACGGAAGAAGTTTATAAAGCTATCAATAATGTAAGAGCTTGGTGGCAAGGCGAAATCATTGGACAGACAGATACACTAAACAATGAATTTACATACCAAATGAAGGATGTTCATTTTTCAAAGCAAAAAATTGTAGAGCTTATTCCAAACAAGAAAGTTGTGTGGAAGGTAACTGAAAGTAGTCTTAAATTTCCTATACCTACTGAATGGACAGGTTCAACAATTGAATTTCTTATTGAAAATGTAGATGGAAATACACAAGTGAAGTTCACTCATAAAGGGTTAGTTCCTGCTTTCGAATGTTATAATAATTGTTCTTGGGCTTGGGGCCAGCTAATACAAACTAGCCTCAAAAGTTTAATAGAGACAGGACAAGGAGTAAATGTGTTTAATTAA
- a CDS encoding DinB family protein, whose protein sequence is MTQTEIAIKMVLDRWIGSILNFNKHLNELSDEQLQREIATGKNRGIYLLGHLIAVHDDMLILLGIGEKLFPELNEPFIKEADRVAPQIPSASELRVMWVKHNEMLQEKFEKVTADEWFAKHTAVSEEDFLKEPHRNKLNIIITRTSHLQYHTGQLVLLK, encoded by the coding sequence ATGACACAAACAGAAATCGCCATTAAAATGGTATTGGACAGATGGATTGGTTCTATCTTAAATTTCAACAAACACTTGAATGAATTGAGTGATGAGCAGTTGCAAAGAGAAATTGCGACAGGAAAAAACAGAGGAATTTATCTTTTAGGACACCTTATTGCAGTTCACGATGATATGTTGATATTATTGGGAATAGGTGAAAAGCTATTTCCTGAATTAAACGAACCATTTATTAAAGAAGCCGACAGAGTGGCTCCACAAATTCCTTCTGCATCTGAATTAAGAGTAATGTGGGTAAAGCATAACGAAATGCTACAAGAAAAGTTTGAAAAAGTAACTGCCGATGAGTGGTTTGCAAAACACACAGCAGTTTCCGAAGAAGATTTTTTGAAAGAACCACATCGCAATAAACTTAATATTATAATTACAAGAACATCACATTTACAATATCATACAGGACAATTAGTTTTACTAAAATAA
- a CDS encoding GlxA family transcriptional regulator produces the protein MRHLSILVPDEQTNMSTIACIVGTYQIFSEANKFRELNGNKALFEIALVGATKTDFLNDNFLSVKPQCSIAEIDHTQLIIIPASLIKSYETATKNNKLLIDWITKQYKLGAEVASMCIGSFMLASTGLLTGKTCSTHWALSESFKNLHPDVNLQTDKLITDENGIYTNGGAYSFLNLLLYLVEKFYDRATAIHCAKYFQIDVDRNLQAEFSIFNGHKKHNDDEVLSAQQFLEKNYQDKISMEKLSAKLNIGRRNFDRRFIKATGITPLDYLQRVRIEVSKKLLETSRKSVNEIMYEVGYNDVKAFRDVFSRVSGLSPLDYKSKYNKEN, from the coding sequence ATGAGGCACTTGTCTATTTTAGTTCCTGACGAACAAACCAATATGAGTACAATTGCTTGTATTGTTGGTACTTACCAAATATTTAGCGAGGCGAATAAATTTAGAGAATTAAACGGCAACAAAGCACTCTTTGAAATTGCCTTGGTGGGTGCTACAAAAACTGATTTTTTGAATGATAATTTTCTATCTGTAAAACCTCAATGTTCTATTGCTGAAATCGACCATACACAACTCATTATAATTCCTGCCTCATTAATAAAAAGCTATGAAACTGCTACTAAAAATAATAAATTATTGATAGATTGGATTACCAAACAATACAAGCTAGGTGCTGAAGTGGCAAGTATGTGTATCGGCAGTTTTATGTTGGCATCTACTGGTTTATTAACTGGCAAAACGTGTTCTACTCATTGGGCATTGTCAGAAAGTTTTAAAAACCTGCACCCCGATGTTAATTTGCAAACAGATAAATTAATAACTGATGAAAATGGTATATATACAAATGGTGGTGCATATTCTTTTTTAAACTTATTACTTTATTTAGTAGAAAAATTTTATGACAGAGCCACTGCTATTCATTGTGCAAAATATTTTCAGATAGATGTAGATAGAAACTTACAAGCTGAATTTTCAATATTTAATGGTCATAAAAAACACAATGACGATGAAGTTTTGTCTGCACAACAATTTCTTGAAAAAAATTATCAAGATAAAATTTCTATGGAGAAGTTGTCTGCAAAATTGAATATTGGAAGACGAAATTTTGACAGAAGATTTATAAAAGCTACTGGAATAACACCACTTGATTATTTGCAACGAGTTAGAATAGAAGTTTCCAAAAAGTTATTAGAAACTTCTCGAAAATCGGTCAATGAAATTATGTATGAAGTAGGCTATAATGATGTCAAAGCATTTCGTGATGTATTTAGTCGTGTAAGTGGTTTGTCACCTTTAGATTATAAATCAAAGTACAACAAGGAAAACTGA